One window of uncultured Erythrobacter sp. genomic DNA carries:
- a CDS encoding DUF1285 domain-containing protein: MPYEPPPYLAELTLAQIAEQVAQRKLPPVEGWAPETVGESHMRIAADGTWFHEGDPIRRPAMVRAFSGLLTRDEAGAHWLVTPFEKLAITVEDAAFIAVDCVEKDGDLAFRLDSDELLFAGPDHALRVAGDLDTPAIYLHVRRGLEARLNRSTYAQLAEIALSNGGEDWRVTSQGQTFSLLPDEQG, from the coding sequence ATGCCTTACGAACCGCCACCCTACCTCGCCGAACTCACGCTCGCGCAGATTGCCGAGCAGGTCGCGCAGCGCAAACTGCCGCCGGTCGAAGGCTGGGCGCCTGAAACCGTGGGCGAGAGCCATATGCGCATCGCCGCCGATGGCACATGGTTTCACGAAGGCGACCCGATCCGCCGTCCGGCCATGGTGCGGGCCTTTTCGGGCCTTTTGACCCGCGACGAAGCAGGCGCGCACTGGCTCGTCACCCCGTTCGAAAAGCTCGCAATCACCGTTGAAGACGCCGCCTTCATCGCGGTCGATTGCGTGGAGAAGGACGGCGATCTCGCCTTCCGCTTGGACAGCGATGAGCTGCTCTTTGCAGGCCCTGACCACGCTCTGCGCGTGGCGGGCGATCTGGATACGCCGGCGATCTACCTGCATGTGCGGCGCGGGCTAGAGGCGCGGCTCAACCGATCAACCTATGCGCAGCTGGCTGAAATCGCGCTTTCAAACGGCGGTGAAGACTGGCGCGTTACCAGTCAGGGTCAAACCTTCTCGCTGCTTCCAGACGAACAGGGATGA
- a CDS encoding site-specific DNA-methyltransferase, which produces MGVMEQQKLRSKKAAKPLAEDVRALLPLGKILDGDCIEAMRSLPDNSVDCVFADPPYNLQLGGDLNRPDGSEVDAVTDHWDQFDSFRVYDEFTRAWLTEARRVLKPDGSLWVIGSYHNIFRCGAILQDLGFWILNDIIWRKTNPMPNFKGTRFTNAHETLIWASQGEKSRYQFNYRAMKTLNDELQMRSDWVLPICSGGERLKENGKKAHPTQKPEALLYRVLLATTEKGDVVLDPFFGTGTTGAVAKRLGREWIGCEREEFYRGVAMKRIEKELPLDESALTTMQSKKSAPRVAFGSVVENGLIKPGSEVFDRKRRWVATVRADGSLDCKGQVGSIHGLGKELQGAPSCNGWTFWHYEDGGEVKPIDAARDLYRLASED; this is translated from the coding sequence ATGGGCGTGATGGAACAACAGAAACTGCGCAGCAAGAAGGCGGCGAAACCGTTGGCTGAGGATGTGCGCGCGCTCCTGCCGCTGGGCAAGATTCTGGATGGCGACTGTATCGAGGCAATGCGTTCGCTGCCCGATAACTCGGTCGATTGCGTGTTCGCGGACCCTCCTTATAACCTCCAGCTTGGCGGCGATCTGAACCGTCCCGATGGCAGCGAAGTCGATGCGGTGACCGATCATTGGGACCAGTTCGACAGCTTCCGCGTCTATGACGAGTTCACCCGCGCATGGCTGACCGAAGCGCGACGCGTGCTCAAGCCCGATGGCTCGCTATGGGTGATCGGCAGCTATCACAACATCTTCCGCTGCGGCGCGATTTTGCAGGATCTGGGCTTCTGGATCCTCAACGACATCATCTGGCGCAAGACCAATCCGATGCCCAATTTCAAGGGTACGCGCTTCACCAATGCGCATGAAACGCTGATCTGGGCGAGCCAAGGCGAGAAATCGCGCTACCAGTTCAATTATCGCGCAATGAAGACGCTCAATGACGAGCTGCAAATGCGCAGCGACTGGGTGCTGCCGATTTGTTCGGGCGGCGAGCGGCTGAAGGAAAACGGCAAGAAAGCCCATCCCACGCAAAAGCCCGAGGCGCTGCTTTACCGCGTGCTGCTGGCGACGACTGAAAAGGGCGACGTGGTGCTCGACCCATTCTTTGGCACCGGCACGACCGGCGCGGTGGCTAAACGTCTGGGCCGCGAATGGATCGGCTGCGAGCGCGAGGAATTCTATCGCGGCGTCGCGATGAAGCGGATCGAGAAGGAGCTACCGCTCGATGAAAGCGCGCTCACGACGATGCAGTCAAAGAAGTCCGCCCCGCGCGTGGCATTCGGCTCTGTGGTCGAGAACGGTCTGATCAAGCCGGGCAGCGAAGTCTTCGACAGGAAACGCCGCTGGGTCGCCACAGTGCGCGCCGATGGCTCGCTCGATTGCAAGGGGCAGGTCGGCAGCATTCACGGCCTCGGCAAAGAATTGCAAGGCGCGCCGTCCTGCAACGGCTGGACCTTCTGGCATTACGAAGATGGCGGAGAGGTCAAACCAATCGACGCCGCGCGCGACCTCTACCGGCTGGCTAGCGAGGATTGA
- a CDS encoding calcium/sodium antiporter gives MIEAILLSLAGLVGLAIGGELLVRGAVGIAQKLGVSTLFTGLVIVGFATSMPEMVASVQASLAGSPEIAWGNIVGSNLANTLLILGLSALVMPIALKGTGRRDAVVALAATLLLWALALSGLGARWIGAALLVLIVVYIVWRYRNPSAAAEEDAPDEAPSNTLLAVALFVGGLVILVIGGDALVKGAIELATIFRVPETVIGLTVVAVGTSLPELAASIAAAVRGKSGLAIGNVLGSNIYNILLIGGATMSIAPFALPMDLAGLQMALLTASAVGLLALLWYAKSIGRTLGAILVAAFAANVVIVFS, from the coding sequence ATGATTGAAGCGATCCTATTGAGTCTGGCGGGGCTTGTCGGCCTTGCGATTGGCGGCGAATTGCTGGTGCGCGGTGCGGTTGGCATTGCGCAAAAGCTGGGCGTCTCGACGCTGTTTACCGGCCTCGTGATCGTCGGCTTTGCAACCTCAATGCCCGAGATGGTGGCAAGCGTGCAGGCCAGCCTTGCCGGATCGCCCGAGATCGCATGGGGCAATATTGTCGGGTCGAACCTTGCCAACACGCTGCTGATCCTCGGTCTGTCGGCGCTGGTGATGCCGATCGCGCTCAAGGGCACCGGCAGGCGCGATGCGGTGGTCGCGCTGGCGGCGACATTGCTGCTGTGGGCGCTGGCGCTGTCGGGCCTCGGCGCACGCTGGATCGGTGCGGCGCTGCTGGTGCTGATCGTGGTCTATATCGTCTGGCGCTACCGCAATCCGAGCGCGGCGGCAGAAGAAGATGCTCCTGACGAGGCCCCATCCAACACGTTGCTTGCAGTGGCGCTTTTTGTCGGCGGTCTTGTGATCCTCGTCATCGGAGGCGACGCGCTGGTGAAGGGCGCGATCGAGCTTGCGACAATCTTCCGCGTGCCTGAGACGGTGATCGGGCTGACCGTGGTCGCTGTCGGCACTTCGCTGCCCGAACTCGCGGCCTCGATTGCAGCCGCTGTGCGCGGCAAATCGGGCCTCGCAATCGGCAATGTGCTCGGCTCCAACATCTACAACATCCTGCTGATCGGCGGAGCGACCATGAGCATCGCGCCCTTTGCGCTGCCGATGGATCTTGCGGGGCTTCAGATGGCTCTGCTGACAGCAAGCGCGGTGGGTCTGCTGGCGCTGCTTTGGTATGCAAAGTCGATTGGACGGACGCTGGGTGCAATCTTGGTCGCAGCTTTTGCGGCCAATGTGGTGATAGTCTTTAGCTGA
- a CDS encoding CCA tRNA nucleotidyltransferase, producing the protein MNNALASADWPRREGMRALTAALGAEHIRWVGGAVRDTLLDHPVRDVDCATTHTPDIVIDLCAKAGIRTVPTGIDHGTVTALTEGGPVEITTLRHDVSTDGRRATVSFATEWREDAARRDFTINALYAHPETLEISDYFGGQADLAARRVRFIGDARARIAEDHLRILRYYRFQARFGSELDHDAEEACADLAETLKGLSRERIASELLNLLGLTDPHATVSRMRERGVLGVILPEACKVHVEALARLIAAERAQGFAPEALRRLAALLPPSPDIAESISARLRLSRAQRARLVSAAERGAGTDTNIEGLAYRISPDFAIDRLLLEDKDARALASWQPPTFPLKGGAIVARGVAAGPQVARILQAVEKRWVDEGFPDAARVDTLLNEELGNA; encoded by the coding sequence GTGAATAACGCACTTGCCTCTGCCGACTGGCCCCGCCGCGAAGGAATGCGCGCGCTGACCGCTGCGTTGGGCGCGGAGCATATCCGCTGGGTCGGCGGTGCGGTGCGCGACACTTTGCTGGATCACCCCGTGCGCGACGTCGATTGTGCAACCACGCATACGCCCGACATTGTGATCGACCTGTGTGCCAAGGCGGGCATTCGCACCGTGCCTACAGGGATCGACCACGGAACAGTGACCGCCCTGACCGAAGGCGGGCCGGTCGAAATCACGACCCTGCGCCACGACGTTTCGACCGATGGTCGGCGCGCGACCGTAAGCTTCGCAACCGAATGGCGCGAAGATGCTGCACGGCGCGATTTCACGATCAACGCGCTCTACGCCCACCCCGAGACGCTCGAGATTTCTGACTATTTCGGTGGTCAGGCCGATCTGGCCGCGCGCCGCGTGCGCTTTATCGGCGATGCCCGCGCGCGCATTGCAGAGGATCACTTGCGGATCCTGCGCTATTACCGCTTCCAGGCTCGCTTTGGCTCAGAGCTCGACCACGATGCCGAAGAAGCCTGCGCGGACCTTGCTGAGACACTCAAAGGCCTCAGCCGCGAGCGGATTGCGAGCGAATTGCTCAACCTGCTTGGCCTGACCGACCCGCACGCAACTGTTTCGCGGATGCGCGAGCGCGGTGTGCTCGGCGTCATTCTGCCTGAGGCGTGCAAGGTCCATGTTGAGGCTTTGGCGCGGTTGATCGCAGCCGAGCGTGCGCAGGGATTTGCCCCCGAAGCGTTGCGCCGCCTCGCCGCGCTCCTGCCCCCCTCGCCCGACATTGCCGAAAGCATCTCCGCCCGCCTGCGACTGTCGCGGGCCCAGCGCGCAAGGCTGGTTTCGGCGGCTGAGCGCGGCGCGGGCACTGATACGAATATCGAGGGGCTCGCCTATCGGATCAGCCCCGATTTTGCCATCGACCGGCTGCTGCTGGAAGACAAAGACGCACGCGCCTTGGCAAGTTGGCAGCCCCCCACCTTCCCGCTCAAAGGCGGCGCGATCGTTGCGCGCGGCGTCGCTGCCGGTCCGCAGGTTGCACGCATCTTGCAGGCTGTCGAGAAGCGCTGGGTTGATGAGGGGTTCCCCGATGCGGCACGGGTCGACACCCTGCTCAATGAAGAACTCGGAAACGCTTGA
- the parC gene encoding DNA topoisomerase IV subunit A: protein MSDPTTKDDSDPFDAIVDAPFDAALSERYLVYALSTITARSLPDLRDGLKPVHRRLLWTMRQLKLSPDSTFKKSARVVGEVIGKYHPHGDTAAYDAMVRLAQDFSLRYPLVEGQGNFGNVDGDNAAAYRYTEARLTKTAIQLMEGLDAGTVDFIPTYNGEEEEPELMPGLFPNLLGNGASGIAVGMATNIPSHNVAEVIDATLELIDNPHVEHERLMELMQGPDFATGGQLVDSAEVISEAYRTGRGSFRLRGVFHAPEAEKAEDQALGIERLGGGQWQLVISEIPYQVAKGKLIEQIAQAIADKKLPILEDVRDESDETMRIVLVPRSRNVDPELLKESIFKLTDMETRFGLNMNVLDATRTPMVMGIKELLGHWTAAQIEILQRRTQYRLDQIARRLELVEGYILAFLNLDRVIEIIRYEDEPKAVMMAEFGLTERQTEAILNMRLRSLRKLEEMQLRQEKDELLAEKDDLEKLLDSPARQRTRLKKDLRTLRKDYAEDTKIGARRTRIEEAAPAVEFSMDAMIEKEPVTVILSQKGWIRAAKGHVDLAQEFKYKEGDALAFILHAQTTDKLLIAGSDGRFYTLGCDKLPGARGFGEPVRTMIDLETEASIVMMLVHGPGGKLLLASSIGKGFIAETAELIAETRKGRQVVNLKGDAKLRVIREVPEGHDHVAAVGENRKLIVFNLEEMPVMTRGQGVMLQRYRDGGLSDATTFTLADGLSWQMGGSGERTRTESEIWQWKVARGAAGRLPPQGFPKNNRF, encoded by the coding sequence ATGTCCGATCCGACCACCAAAGATGATTCTGATCCGTTCGACGCGATTGTCGATGCGCCTTTCGATGCCGCTCTGTCTGAGCGTTATCTGGTCTATGCGCTTTCTACGATTACTGCGCGCTCGCTGCCTGATCTTCGCGACGGGTTGAAGCCGGTTCACCGGCGGCTGCTGTGGACCATGCGGCAGTTGAAGCTGTCGCCCGACAGCACCTTCAAGAAAAGCGCCCGCGTCGTCGGCGAAGTGATCGGTAAGTACCACCCGCATGGCGACACCGCCGCTTACGATGCCATGGTCCGCCTCGCGCAGGACTTCTCGCTGCGCTATCCGCTGGTCGAGGGGCAGGGCAATTTCGGCAATGTCGATGGCGATAACGCCGCCGCCTATCGCTACACCGAAGCGCGGCTGACCAAGACCGCGATCCAGCTGATGGAAGGGCTGGATGCGGGCACGGTCGACTTCATCCCGACCTATAATGGCGAGGAGGAAGAGCCCGAACTGATGCCCGGATTGTTCCCCAATCTGCTGGGCAACGGGGCGAGCGGGATCGCGGTGGGCATGGCGACCAACATTCCCTCGCACAATGTCGCCGAAGTGATCGATGCGACCTTGGAGCTGATCGACAATCCGCATGTCGAGCATGAGCGCCTGATGGAACTGATGCAGGGGCCGGACTTTGCCACTGGCGGCCAGTTGGTGGACAGCGCCGAAGTGATTTCGGAGGCCTATCGCACCGGTCGCGGCAGCTTCCGTCTGCGCGGTGTCTTCCATGCGCCCGAGGCGGAGAAGGCCGAAGATCAGGCGCTTGGTATCGAACGGCTCGGCGGCGGGCAGTGGCAGCTGGTGATCTCGGAAATTCCCTATCAGGTCGCCAAAGGCAAACTGATCGAGCAGATCGCGCAGGCGATTGCCGACAAGAAGCTGCCCATCCTGGAGGATGTGCGCGACGAAAGCGATGAGACCATGCGCATCGTGCTGGTCCCGCGCAGCCGCAATGTCGATCCGGAGCTGCTGAAAGAGAGCATCTTCAAGCTCACCGATATGGAAACGCGTTTCGGGCTGAACATGAACGTGCTCGACGCGACCCGGACCCCGATGGTGATGGGGATCAAGGAATTGCTGGGCCACTGGACTGCGGCGCAGATCGAGATCCTGCAGCGCCGCACCCAATACCGGCTCGACCAGATCGCGCGGCGGCTGGAGCTGGTCGAGGGTTACATCCTCGCGTTCCTCAATCTCGACCGCGTTATCGAGATCATCCGCTACGAAGACGAACCCAAGGCCGTGATGATGGCCGAGTTTGGCCTGACCGAACGCCAGACCGAAGCGATCCTCAACATGCGCCTGCGTAGCTTGCGCAAGCTGGAGGAGATGCAGCTGCGTCAGGAAAAGGACGAATTGCTGGCGGAAAAGGACGATCTTGAAAAGCTGCTTGATTCTCCCGCCCGGCAGCGCACCCGGCTTAAGAAAGACCTGCGCACTTTGCGCAAGGATTACGCCGAAGACACCAAGATCGGCGCGCGCCGCACGCGGATTGAGGAGGCGGCTCCGGCAGTTGAATTCTCGATGGATGCGATGATCGAGAAAGAGCCGGTGACGGTGATCCTCAGCCAGAAGGGCTGGATCCGCGCGGCAAAGGGCCATGTCGATCTGGCGCAGGAGTTCAAATATAAGGAGGGCGATGCGCTCGCCTTCATCCTCCACGCGCAGACCACCGACAAGCTGCTGATCGCAGGCTCGGACGGCCGCTTTTACACGCTTGGGTGCGACAAATTGCCGGGCGCGCGCGGCTTTGGCGAGCCGGTGCGCACGATGATCGACCTCGAAACCGAGGCGTCGATTGTGATGATGCTGGTGCACGGACCGGGCGGCAAGCTGCTGCTCGCATCTTCCATCGGCAAAGGTTTCATCGCTGAGACCGCCGAACTGATCGCGGAAACGCGCAAAGGGCGTCAGGTGGTGAACCTCAAGGGCGATGCAAAGCTGCGGGTGATCCGCGAAGTCCCCGAAGGTCATGACCACGTCGCGGCGGTGGGCGAGAACCGCAAGCTGATCGTCTTCAATCTCGAAGAAATGCCGGTGATGACGCGCGGGCAGGGTGTGATGCTGCAACGTTATCGCGACGGCGGTTTGAGCGACGCGACGACCTTCACGCTTGCCGATGGCCTTAGCTGGCAGATGGGCGGATCAGGCGAACGCACTCGCACCGAAAGCGAGATCTGGCAATGGAAGGTCGCGCGCGGAGCGGCGGGCAGGCTTCCGCCGCAGGGGTTCCCTAAAAACAACCGTTTTTAG
- a CDS encoding PQQ-dependent sugar dehydrogenase: MKSLFKSSAILSLPALALASCAHAESGDSASAAADEPSWTVTEMGEFERPWAIEFVPGTDMLFITEKPGTIKVMDTRTGAVGKVNGAPEVAFGGQGGLGDIAFLASEAGNPLNGRTVYLSWAEAGEGETRGAAVGRGILACDDVNACAIDGLSVIWRQTPKVEGRGHYSHRITFSPDEQFMFVASGDRQKMEPAQDNSNTIGTIVRLNLDGSAAAGNPFADQGGVTAEIWSYGHRNILGMDWDAEGRLWDVEHGPAGGDELNLVARAANYGWPTRSYGEHYNGDPIADHSDDDGFTKPAIWWTPVIAPGDMIFYTGDMFEAWQGDALIAGMGSRALVRVEIDGDNATEAARYSFDGRIRSVEQGPDGSIWIAEDGEGGKVLRLTL; this comes from the coding sequence ATGAAATCCCTTTTCAAATCTTCCGCAATCTTGTCCCTCCCCGCGCTTGCGCTCGCAAGCTGCGCGCATGCGGAATCGGGGGACAGCGCCTCTGCCGCTGCCGATGAACCGAGCTGGACCGTCACCGAAATGGGCGAGTTCGAGCGGCCTTGGGCGATAGAATTCGTGCCCGGCACTGACATGCTCTTCATCACTGAAAAACCCGGCACGATCAAAGTGATGGACACGCGCACTGGCGCGGTCGGCAAAGTCAATGGTGCACCCGAAGTGGCCTTTGGTGGCCAAGGCGGTCTTGGCGATATTGCCTTCCTCGCCTCCGAAGCAGGCAATCCATTGAATGGCCGGACGGTCTATCTCAGCTGGGCCGAAGCAGGCGAAGGCGAAACGCGCGGCGCGGCGGTCGGTCGCGGCATTCTGGCATGCGACGATGTGAACGCCTGCGCCATCGACGGACTGTCGGTGATCTGGCGTCAGACGCCCAAGGTCGAAGGGCGCGGGCATTACTCACACCGCATCACCTTCTCGCCCGATGAGCAATTTATGTTTGTGGCCAGCGGCGACCGGCAGAAGATGGAGCCCGCGCAGGACAATTCGAATACAATCGGCACCATCGTGCGCCTCAACCTCGATGGCAGCGCGGCGGCCGGCAACCCGTTTGCAGACCAAGGCGGGGTAACGGCGGAAATCTGGTCCTACGGCCACCGCAATATCCTTGGCATGGATTGGGATGCTGAGGGGCGCCTGTGGGATGTCGAACACGGGCCTGCGGGCGGCGACGAGCTCAATCTGGTCGCGCGCGCGGCCAATTATGGCTGGCCCACCCGCTCCTATGGCGAACATTACAATGGCGACCCGATTGCCGATCACAGCGACGATGACGGCTTTACCAAGCCCGCAATCTGGTGGACGCCAGTGATCGCGCCGGGAGACATGATCTTCTACACCGGCGACATGTTCGAAGCATGGCAGGGCGATGCTCTGATTGCAGGCATGGGCAGCCGCGCATTGGTGCGGGTCGAGATTGACGGCGACAATGCCACCGAAGCTGCGCGCTACAGCTTCGACGGTCGAATCCGTTCGGTCGAACAGGGCCCCGATGGCAGCATCTGGATCGCCGAGGACGGCGAAGGCGGCAAGGTGCTGCGTCTGACCCTTTGA
- a CDS encoding N-acetyltransferase, with amino-acid sequence MDDTATLIPLSAVDPAMVEALLDRAFGPERHARTAYRIRAGMECLDALSFAALDADEMLVGTIQCWPIALIDKEGRPVPLVMVGPVAVVPERQSEGFGQGLMAAMLDSEARLAQDGSPAFAQVLIGDLDYYGRWGFSSAATSGWRCPGPYEPERLLARGAALAAMPSEGMLAPWGSE; translated from the coding sequence ATGGATGACACCGCCACTCTGATCCCGCTCTCTGCGGTTGACCCTGCCATGGTCGAGGCCTTGCTCGATCGTGCTTTCGGGCCGGAGCGCCATGCGCGCACCGCCTATCGCATCCGCGCAGGGATGGAGTGCCTCGACGCGCTCAGCTTTGCCGCGCTCGACGCGGACGAGATGCTGGTGGGCACGATCCAGTGCTGGCCCATCGCGCTGATCGACAAGGAAGGCCGCCCCGTGCCGCTCGTAATGGTAGGCCCCGTTGCGGTGGTGCCCGAACGGCAGAGCGAGGGCTTTGGTCAGGGGCTGATGGCGGCGATGCTCGATTCCGAAGCACGGCTGGCGCAAGACGGATCACCCGCCTTTGCGCAAGTGCTGATCGGCGATCTCGATTATTATGGCCGCTGGGGCTTCTCGTCAGCGGCGACAAGCGGCTGGCGCTGTCCGGGGCCCTATGAACCCGAACGCCTGCTCGCGCGCGGTGCTGCCTTGGCGGCGATGCCATCGGAAGGGATGCTCGCGCCCTGGGGTAGTGAATAG
- the folP gene encoding dihydropteroate synthase, giving the protein MSASVYLHPIALASGPQAEDGAAIRLAGSMVYASRFALVVREGAAVTHRRAFGTKEAAEALGEPGGTLAAEAERQWANLQLVHAPLQLGERTIRLDQPQIMGVLNVTPDSFSDGGEFLEKPDAGRAHAAAMLEAGAAIIDIGGESTRPGGAATWEGDELERVVPAVEYCASMGAAISVDTRRAGVLEAALAKGAHMANDVSALRYDPRSLELVANTGCPVVLMHAPGTGDDLHEGDRYTDVVSEVFDMLKAQRERAIVGGIAEERILLDPGIGFGKSLADNLALINALPLFHALGSPLLLGVSRKRMIGALSNEDPAHKRLGGSLALATKGMDAGVHILRVHDVAETVQARNVWRGLRDAALTDFTQLPPL; this is encoded by the coding sequence ATGAGCGCTTCGGTCTACCTCCATCCCATCGCGCTCGCATCTGGCCCGCAGGCTGAGGACGGGGCGGCGATCCGGTTGGCGGGCAGCATGGTCTATGCCAGCCGCTTCGCGCTGGTGGTGCGAGAGGGCGCGGCGGTAACGCACCGGCGCGCCTTCGGGACCAAGGAAGCCGCCGAAGCGCTTGGCGAACCCGGCGGCACGCTGGCGGCAGAGGCCGAGCGCCAGTGGGCCAACCTCCAGCTCGTCCACGCACCGCTGCAACTGGGTGAGCGCACGATCCGGCTCGATCAGCCGCAGATCATGGGTGTGCTCAACGTCACACCCGACAGTTTCAGCGATGGTGGCGAATTCCTGGAGAAGCCCGATGCAGGCCGCGCGCACGCCGCCGCAATGCTCGAAGCAGGCGCGGCGATCATCGACATTGGCGGAGAGAGCACGCGTCCCGGCGGCGCGGCGACATGGGAAGGCGATGAGCTGGAACGCGTCGTCCCCGCTGTCGAGTACTGCGCGAGCATGGGCGCTGCGATCAGTGTCGATACGCGGCGCGCTGGCGTGCTCGAAGCCGCGCTGGCCAAGGGCGCGCATATGGCCAACGACGTCTCTGCCTTGCGCTACGACCCGCGCAGCCTTGAACTGGTGGCCAACACCGGCTGTCCGGTGGTGCTGATGCACGCTCCCGGCACGGGCGACGATCTGCATGAGGGCGATCGTTACACTGATGTGGTCAGCGAAGTGTTCGACATGCTCAAGGCCCAGCGCGAGCGCGCGATTGTGGGAGGTATCGCAGAAGAGCGCATCCTGCTCGATCCCGGAATCGGCTTTGGCAAGTCGCTGGCCGACAACCTCGCGCTCATCAACGCACTGCCGCTGTTCCACGCGCTCGGTTCACCGCTGCTGCTGGGCGTCAGTCGCAAGCGGATGATCGGCGCGCTCTCGAACGAAGACCCTGCGCACAAACGGCTCGGCGGATCACTCGCGCTGGCGACGAAGGGGATGGATGCGGGCGTCCACATCCTGCGCGTCCACGACGTTGCCGAGACAGTTCAGGCGCGCAATGTATGGCGCGGATTGCGCGACGCGGCGCTCACCGACTTCACCCAGCTACCCCCGCTTTAG
- a CDS encoding CoA pyrophosphatase: MSALFDHLSAAFEAGHRREVTDLLDDGHFARTEQATPAAVLIAVTDRPEPGVILTQRPRDMRDHPGQVAFPGGKIDAGEDATAAALREAEEELSLPREAVRVIGTSDLYRTGTGFAVTPVLGVVPPDLDLIPSPSEVEAWFEVPLALLLDSESWTSNEVFWRGAMRRYLEMDYEGFRIWGVTAAIIANLAKRMPLTELNAHFRSA; the protein is encoded by the coding sequence ATGAGCGCGCTCTTCGATCATCTAAGCGCCGCCTTCGAAGCGGGGCACAGGCGCGAGGTCACTGACCTGCTCGATGACGGGCATTTCGCCCGCACCGAGCAGGCAACCCCAGCCGCCGTGCTGATCGCCGTCACCGACAGGCCCGAACCCGGCGTGATCCTCACCCAGCGCCCGCGCGACATGCGCGATCACCCTGGCCAAGTCGCCTTTCCCGGCGGCAAGATCGACGCGGGCGAAGATGCCACAGCTGCGGCGCTGCGCGAGGCGGAAGAGGAACTCAGCCTGCCGCGCGAGGCAGTGCGCGTGATCGGCACCAGCGACCTCTACCGGACCGGCACAGGCTTTGCTGTCACACCCGTCCTGGGCGTGGTGCCACCTGATCTCGACCTCATCCCCAGCCCTTCCGAAGTCGAAGCTTGGTTCGAAGTCCCGCTTGCGCTGCTGCTCGATTCTGAAAGCTGGACCAGCAATGAAGTGTTCTGGCGCGGCGCGATGCGGCGCTATCTGGAGATGGATTACGAGGGGTTTCGCATATGGGGCGTAACCGCCGCGATCATCGCCAATCTCGCCAAGCGCATGCCGCTCACTGAACTTAACGCCCATTTCCGTTCGGCCTGA
- a CDS encoding ribonuclease HII has product MAQVAPDRSKVAERPPARIVIGVDEAGRGPLAGPVVAAAVVLGAEVPAGVGDSKKLSAKRRAVLDEQIRASSHWAVAVVEPEEIDRINIFQATMVAMTRCVRDLCVQFEQAPEIVLIDGNMTPERRCAEWNWPARAIVGGDGIEPAIGAASIIAKEWRDRLMIAAAAAHPHYGWERNKGYGTKEHMEALRVHGPTRLHRQSFAPVAQASLL; this is encoded by the coding sequence ATGGCTCAGGTCGCTCCTGATCGTTCAAAAGTTGCCGAACGGCCACCGGCGCGGATCGTCATTGGAGTGGACGAAGCCGGTCGCGGGCCGCTCGCCGGGCCGGTGGTGGCCGCTGCGGTAGTGCTGGGAGCCGAGGTACCCGCTGGCGTTGGCGATTCCAAGAAGCTTTCCGCCAAGCGCCGTGCGGTGCTCGACGAACAGATCCGCGCCAGCTCGCATTGGGCGGTCGCGGTTGTGGAGCCGGAGGAGATCGACCGGATCAACATTTTTCAGGCGACGATGGTGGCGATGACGCGCTGCGTGCGCGATTTGTGCGTGCAATTTGAGCAAGCGCCCGAGATCGTGCTGATCGACGGCAATATGACGCCCGAGCGGCGCTGCGCCGAGTGGAACTGGCCAGCGCGCGCTATCGTCGGCGGCGACGGGATCGAGCCTGCCATCGGCGCGGCCTCGATCATCGCAAAGGAGTGGCGCGACCGGTTGATGATCGCCGCCGCCGCAGCGCATCCGCATTACGGCTGGGAGCGTAACAAGGGCTATGGAACGAAGGAGCATATGGAGGCTTTGCGCGTCCACGGCCCGACACGCTTGCACCGCCAAAGCTTCGCGCCCGTTGCCCAGGCCAGCCTTTTGTGA